The following coding sequences are from one Egicoccus sp. AB-alg6-2 window:
- a CDS encoding oxidoreductase — protein MGFSDRLRAWFKGELRRAAPSPSTDRSSRTTVRELEAFVESRIGVEAYLEPRTAIYSTTLLLVADDGEYLRRPVRDRAHAVEFCGKTNIPLYDAAKVGYPRRMKDYDRGVRPQRIDLDDLPPWPSDGTDESGPPAPPPAPPRD, from the coding sequence ATGGGCTTCTCCGACCGCCTGCGCGCCTGGTTCAAGGGCGAGTTGAGGCGTGCTGCGCCGAGCCCCAGCACGGACCGGTCGAGCCGCACGACCGTTCGTGAACTCGAGGCGTTCGTCGAGAGCCGGATCGGCGTCGAGGCCTACCTCGAGCCCCGGACGGCGATCTACTCGACCACGCTGCTGCTGGTCGCCGACGACGGCGAGTACCTGCGACGTCCGGTCCGCGACCGCGCCCACGCCGTCGAGTTCTGCGGGAAGACGAACATCCCGCTCTACGACGCGGCGAAGGTCGGCTATCCGCGCCGCATGAAGGACTACGACCGCGGCGTCCGCCCCCAACGCATCGACCTCGACGACCTGCCGCCGTGGCCGAGCGACGGGACCGACGAGAGCGGCCCGCCCGCGCCGCCGCCCGCCCCGCCACGCGACTGA
- a CDS encoding zinc-binding dehydrogenase: MSLPETMRAARLHRPRSAEQAEDVRIDEVPLPRPAHGEVLVQVKACGVCASDLHVVAGITPHGPQLPQILGHEPAGVVAALGDGVRDWQVGDRVAWVMSRPCGVCEYCRLGRENLCVTTSVAGVDHDGVQAEYAVADARYLVPLPAGLPFDQAAIVTDAVATPYHALKRGGVGADMTVAVFGLGGLGMHAVLLAKLAGAAVVGIDVSEVNLQRALAWGADEVVDASEGSVARRIRELSEGGVDRSFEFVGLPETVDQAVKSLRPGGRATIVGLGPQAIQTVPIALFVAQETELVGSFGYTQQDLGELYDLVESGRLDLTRSVTDRLTLDEFPDALRRLETREGNPIRMVVTHGD; the protein is encoded by the coding sequence ATGAGCCTGCCCGAGACCATGCGGGCTGCGCGCCTGCACCGCCCGCGCTCCGCCGAGCAGGCCGAGGACGTGCGCATCGACGAGGTGCCCCTGCCCCGGCCGGCGCACGGCGAGGTGCTGGTCCAGGTCAAGGCGTGCGGGGTCTGTGCCAGCGATCTCCACGTGGTCGCCGGCATCACGCCCCACGGCCCCCAACTGCCCCAGATCCTGGGCCACGAGCCGGCCGGCGTCGTCGCCGCGCTCGGCGACGGTGTGCGCGACTGGCAGGTCGGCGACCGCGTCGCCTGGGTCATGTCGCGCCCGTGCGGCGTCTGCGAGTACTGCCGACTCGGTCGCGAGAACCTGTGCGTGACGACGTCGGTCGCCGGCGTCGACCACGACGGCGTCCAGGCCGAGTACGCGGTGGCCGACGCCCGCTACCTCGTTCCCCTGCCGGCCGGGCTGCCCTTCGACCAGGCCGCGATCGTCACGGACGCGGTCGCGACCCCCTACCACGCCCTCAAGCGTGGCGGCGTCGGTGCGGACATGACGGTCGCCGTGTTCGGCCTCGGCGGGCTGGGGATGCACGCCGTCCTCCTGGCCAAGCTCGCGGGCGCAGCCGTCGTCGGGATCGACGTCTCCGAGGTCAACCTGCAGCGTGCGCTGGCGTGGGGCGCCGACGAGGTCGTCGACGCGTCCGAGGGATCGGTCGCCCGCCGCATCCGCGAACTCAGCGAGGGCGGCGTGGACCGCAGCTTCGAGTTCGTCGGGCTGCCCGAAACGGTGGACCAGGCGGTCAAGAGCCTGCGGCCCGGCGGTCGCGCCACGATCGTGGGGCTCGGGCCGCAGGCGATCCAGACGGTGCCGATCGCGCTGTTCGTGGCCCAGGAGACCGAACTGGTCGGCTCGTTCGGCTACACGCAGCAGGACCTCGGCGAGCTGTACGACCTGGTGGAATCGGGACGCCTCGACCTGACGCGGTCGGTCACCGACCGGCTCACGCTGGACGAGTTCCCCGACGCCCTGCGCCGGCTCGAGACCCGCGAGGGCAACCCCATCCGGATGGTCGTCACCCACGGCGACTGA
- a CDS encoding peptidylprolyl isomerase codes for MAKQWSSPPEMAIDASKTYTATIRTSRGDITAKLYPEDAPQTVNNFVFLAREGFYDGVIFHRVIEGFVIQGGDPTGTGTGGPGYRFGDELESSRKHGYRMGTLAMANAGPDTNGSQFFVCHQDVGLPPSYTVFGKATDGLDVVDDIATTQTDARDKPVDDVVISTIEITES; via the coding sequence GTGGCAAAGCAGTGGAGTTCACCGCCCGAGATGGCGATCGACGCCTCGAAGACCTATACGGCGACGATCCGGACCAGCCGCGGTGACATCACCGCCAAGCTGTATCCCGAGGACGCACCGCAGACGGTGAACAACTTCGTGTTCCTCGCACGCGAGGGGTTCTACGACGGGGTGATCTTCCACCGCGTCATCGAGGGGTTCGTGATCCAGGGCGGCGACCCGACCGGCACCGGGACCGGCGGTCCGGGGTACCGGTTCGGCGACGAGCTGGAGTCGTCCCGCAAGCACGGCTACCGGATGGGCACGCTCGCCATGGCGAACGCCGGCCCCGACACCAACGGCTCGCAGTTCTTCGTCTGCCACCAGGACGTCGGCCTGCCCCCGTCGTACACCGTGTTCGGCAAGGCGACCGACGGCCTCGACGTCGTCGACGACATCGCCACCACCCAGACCGACGCCCGCGACAAGCCGGTCGACGACGTCGTCATCTCGACCATCGAGATCACCGAGTCGTAG
- a CDS encoding peptidylprolyl isomerase yields the protein MSKRQHQKQLDKARSRRQADALRRRERRTRITVLVIVVFLVVGLVGAGLVIGGDDPVPEIDDVEAPNGDEDGSAASDVEPCPPADDAPEVDARYYDDSPAVDLDPEADYVATMATTCGNITIDLDVEGAPGAVANLVGLAEDGYYDGVLFHRVIDGFVIQAGDPAGTGCGQADCTAAGFDPEAPTYPGFSIPDETSAAEDFAAGATGGVEYPRGTVAMARTDAPDSTGSQFFIVQGDPIGLPDASYIVVGTVAEGMDVVDQIAGQPTEAGDRPVDEVRIVSFTVEQG from the coding sequence GTGAGCAAGCGGCAGCACCAGAAGCAGCTCGACAAGGCACGCTCCCGGCGTCAGGCCGACGCGCTGCGGCGCCGCGAACGCCGGACGCGCATCACCGTGCTCGTCATCGTCGTGTTCCTCGTCGTCGGCCTGGTCGGTGCCGGGCTCGTCATCGGCGGCGATGATCCCGTCCCCGAGATCGACGACGTCGAGGCGCCCAACGGCGACGAGGACGGCTCCGCGGCGAGCGACGTCGAACCGTGCCCACCGGCCGACGACGCCCCCGAGGTGGACGCCCGCTACTACGACGACTCGCCGGCCGTCGACCTCGATCCCGAGGCCGACTACGTCGCGACGATGGCGACCACCTGCGGGAACATCACCATCGACCTCGACGTCGAGGGTGCCCCGGGGGCGGTCGCCAACCTCGTCGGGCTGGCCGAGGACGGGTACTACGACGGCGTGCTCTTCCACCGCGTCATCGACGGTTTCGTGATCCAGGCGGGCGACCCCGCGGGGACGGGCTGCGGCCAGGCGGACTGCACCGCGGCCGGCTTCGACCCCGAAGCGCCGACCTACCCCGGGTTCTCGATCCCCGACGAGACCTCGGCGGCCGAGGACTTCGCCGCCGGCGCCACCGGCGGGGTCGAGTACCCACGCGGCACCGTCGCGATGGCCCGCACCGACGCGCCGGACTCGACCGGGTCGCAGTTCTTCATCGTGCAGGGCGACCCGATCGGACTCCCCGACGCGAGCTACATCGTGGTCGGCACGGTCGCCGAGGGCATGGACGTGGTCGACCAGATCGCGGGTCAGCCCACCGAAGCGGGCGATCGACCCGTCGACGAGGTGCGGATCGTCTCCTTCACGGTCGAGCAGGGCTGA
- a CDS encoding YkvA family protein, with translation MSETTTVESTVPGGPDDEQGLAPARPLPRGRWREAVAMLPDLLRLLRDLSSDPRVPRRAKLYGLAAAAYVAVPIDVVPDFLPVVGALDDIAVVVLALRRLVAAAGYDLVRERWTGTDDGFALLIVLTGVER, from the coding sequence GTGAGCGAGACCACCACCGTCGAGTCAACGGTCCCCGGCGGGCCGGATGACGAGCAGGGTCTGGCGCCCGCCCGACCGCTGCCACGCGGTCGGTGGCGCGAGGCCGTGGCCATGCTGCCCGACCTCCTCCGGCTGTTGCGTGACCTCTCGAGCGACCCGCGGGTGCCGCGCCGTGCGAAGCTGTACGGGCTCGCGGCCGCGGCGTACGTCGCCGTCCCGATCGACGTCGTTCCCGATTTTCTCCCCGTGGTCGGGGCCCTCGATGACATCGCCGTGGTCGTCCTCGCCCTGCGTCGCCTGGTCGCGGCCGCCGGGTACGACCTCGTCCGCGAACGGTGGACGGGAACCGACGACGGGTTCGCGCTCTTGATCGTGCTCACCGGGGTCGAACGGTGA
- a CDS encoding 3-hydroxyacyl-CoA dehydrogenase family protein: MADQIVAEIQKVGIVGCGTMGSGIAEIVARNGFEVAFVDIDGGAVDRGFVRIRASLDRQIERGRLDAAERDAVLARIHGDTEWEALDDCDLIIEAVPEVLEVKQDTFRRIDEVARPDAIIATNTSSLPVMDIAVHTRRPNRVLGFHFFNPAPVMKLIELVRTVVTDEAVVATASDFAATIGKSPVVVGDRRGFIANQLLFPYLNQAVWMVEGGYATKEDVDAAMRFGAGLPMGPISLTDLVGIDTFVGIMEAIHSQFEDTRFAPRPLLSQLAAAGFTGRKAGRGFYTYEQPGSSRTVPDSDVRESADPASIAGWRTIGVVGTGTMASGIVEVCARAGFDVVVRGRSREKAEGVIASVAKSMQRMVDKERLSEEDMVAALQRIRPTSELLDLGDADLVIEAVAEELAIKRELFAELAAVLKPQTVLSTTTSSLPVIDCAMVTDRPDRVVGLHFFNPAAIMKLVEIVTTVRTEPEVVEQARAFVDRIGKVGVLCGDRAGFIVNTLLFPYLNDAVKMLESHYATAEEIDTAMKLGAAYPMGPFELMDVVGLDVTLAIIQRLRDEYRQPSYEPAPLLRHMVDAGFLGRKVGRGFYVYD, from the coding sequence ATGGCGGACCAGATCGTCGCGGAGATCCAGAAGGTCGGCATCGTGGGGTGCGGAACCATGGGTTCCGGCATCGCCGAGATCGTGGCGCGGAACGGGTTCGAGGTCGCGTTCGTCGACATCGACGGGGGCGCGGTCGATCGCGGGTTCGTCCGCATCCGGGCCTCGCTCGACCGGCAGATCGAGCGGGGGCGTCTGGACGCTGCCGAGCGCGACGCCGTCCTCGCGCGCATCCACGGCGACACGGAGTGGGAGGCGCTCGACGACTGCGACCTGATCATCGAGGCGGTGCCCGAGGTCCTCGAGGTCAAGCAGGACACGTTCCGCAGGATCGACGAGGTCGCGCGTCCGGACGCGATCATCGCCACCAACACCTCGTCGTTGCCGGTGATGGACATCGCGGTGCACACCCGCCGTCCGAACCGGGTGCTCGGCTTCCACTTCTTCAACCCCGCGCCGGTCATGAAGTTGATCGAGCTGGTGCGCACGGTCGTCACCGACGAGGCCGTGGTCGCCACGGCGAGCGACTTCGCGGCGACCATCGGCAAGTCGCCGGTGGTCGTGGGCGACCGCCGGGGGTTCATCGCGAACCAGTTGCTGTTCCCCTACCTCAACCAGGCGGTGTGGATGGTCGAGGGCGGCTACGCGACCAAGGAGGACGTCGACGCCGCCATGCGCTTCGGCGCCGGTCTGCCCATGGGCCCGATCTCGCTGACCGACCTGGTCGGGATCGACACCTTCGTCGGCATCATGGAAGCGATCCACTCCCAGTTCGAGGACACGCGCTTCGCACCCCGTCCGCTGCTGTCGCAACTGGCCGCCGCCGGGTTCACCGGCCGCAAGGCGGGTCGCGGCTTCTACACCTACGAGCAGCCGGGGAGCTCCAGGACGGTCCCGGACAGCGACGTGCGCGAGTCGGCCGACCCGGCCTCGATCGCCGGCTGGCGGACCATCGGCGTGGTCGGCACCGGCACCATGGCCAGCGGCATCGTCGAGGTGTGCGCACGGGCCGGGTTCGACGTGGTCGTGCGGGGCCGCAGCCGTGAGAAGGCCGAAGGCGTGATCGCCAGCGTCGCCAAGTCCATGCAGCGGATGGTGGACAAGGAGCGGCTCAGCGAGGAGGACATGGTGGCCGCGCTGCAGCGGATCCGGCCGACCTCGGAGCTGCTCGACCTCGGCGACGCCGACCTCGTGATCGAGGCCGTGGCCGAGGAGTTGGCCATCAAGCGCGAGCTGTTCGCGGAGCTCGCGGCGGTCCTCAAGCCACAGACGGTGCTGTCGACGACGACCTCGTCGCTGCCGGTCATCGACTGTGCCATGGTGACCGACCGGCCCGACCGTGTCGTCGGCCTGCACTTCTTCAACCCGGCCGCGATCATGAAGCTGGTCGAGATCGTGACCACGGTGCGCACCGAGCCCGAGGTCGTCGAACAGGCCCGCGCCTTCGTCGACCGCATCGGCAAGGTCGGCGTGCTGTGCGGCGACCGGGCCGGCTTCATCGTGAACACGCTGCTGTTCCCCTATCTCAACGACGCCGTCAAGATGCTCGAGTCGCACTACGCGACCGCCGAGGAGATCGACACGGCGATGAAGCTCGGCGCGGCCTACCCGATGGGGCCGTTCGAGCTGATGGACGTCGTGGGTCTCGATGTCACGCTGGCCATCATCCAGCGCCTCCGCGACGAGTACCGCCAGCCGTCCTACGAACCGGCCCCACTGCTCCGGCACATGGTCGACGCCGGCTTCCTCGGCCGCAAGGTCGGGCGCGGGTTCTACGTCTACGACTGA
- a CDS encoding amidohydrolase yields the protein MGDRDRAEVLFVLDDPRSASIWTGTGAHTDAVAVADGRIVALGDEARARRIAGTEVVALRGQSLLPGFRDGHLHPLNGGAETLDCDLVDSSDVDEVLARLERFVAEHPDAEATPWVLGWGYPPEILPGGVGRAEVLDAVVGDRPAALWSSDHHMVWANTRALQLAGITAATDDPPRGTVVRDADGHPVGTLLEEAEHLLDAVIPPRGVDKQARGLEVGLQRMAAAGLVFGQDAWCVPEMLAAYRRVADAGALTADLDLACKVEVDAWDDQVAAFESLRAEAAGDAARRLADGVPGGRLTATTVKFFVDGVIEGGTAALLGPYVPLDGCGDVHDHGIANWDLDELAAAATAMDASGFQLHLHAIGDAGVRLALDAIERVAQRNGPRDRRPVIAHTHLVHPDDLSRFRSLGVIANFEPLWAQPNAIMRELTEPRLGPERARWQYPIGALLRAGAPISFGSDWPVSSHEPLDGIAVAVTRQIPVGNAGSDDDEVLQPEQRIDLDEALRAYTQGTAFQAGDESEAGTIAVGQRADLVVTAQDVSRVPARELDAVEVDGTWLAGHRVFGQSIGVFG from the coding sequence ATGGGCGACCGGGATCGCGCCGAGGTGCTGTTCGTGCTCGACGACCCGCGTTCGGCGTCGATCTGGACCGGCACCGGCGCCCACACCGATGCCGTGGCGGTCGCGGACGGACGGATCGTCGCCCTCGGCGACGAGGCACGTGCGCGCAGGATCGCCGGCACCGAGGTGGTGGCGCTGCGCGGACAGTCGCTGCTGCCCGGATTCCGGGACGGGCACCTGCATCCGCTCAACGGCGGCGCGGAGACCCTCGACTGTGACCTGGTGGACAGCAGCGACGTCGACGAGGTCCTGGCGCGGCTGGAACGGTTCGTCGCCGAACATCCCGACGCCGAGGCGACGCCGTGGGTGCTCGGGTGGGGCTACCCGCCCGAGATCCTGCCCGGCGGCGTCGGCCGCGCCGAGGTGCTCGACGCCGTGGTCGGGGACCGGCCCGCCGCACTGTGGTCCTCGGACCACCACATGGTGTGGGCCAACACCCGGGCCTTGCAGCTCGCCGGCATCACCGCCGCCACCGACGACCCGCCGCGCGGCACGGTGGTGCGGGACGCCGACGGTCATCCCGTCGGCACCCTGCTCGAGGAGGCCGAGCACCTGCTGGACGCGGTCATTCCGCCCCGCGGCGTCGACAAGCAGGCCCGGGGACTGGAGGTCGGCCTTCAGCGGATGGCGGCCGCCGGCCTGGTGTTCGGGCAGGACGCGTGGTGCGTGCCCGAGATGCTCGCCGCCTACCGTCGCGTGGCCGACGCCGGCGCGCTGACCGCCGACCTCGACCTCGCCTGCAAGGTCGAGGTGGACGCGTGGGACGACCAGGTCGCCGCGTTCGAGTCGCTGCGGGCCGAAGCGGCCGGTGACGCCGCACGGCGCCTGGCCGACGGCGTCCCCGGTGGCCGGCTGACGGCGACGACCGTGAAGTTCTTCGTCGACGGCGTCATCGAGGGCGGCACCGCGGCCCTGTTGGGCCCCTACGTGCCGCTCGACGGCTGCGGGGACGTTCACGACCACGGCATCGCGAACTGGGACCTCGACGAACTCGCTGCGGCGGCGACGGCCATGGATGCCTCCGGGTTCCAGCTCCACCTGCACGCGATCGGTGATGCCGGCGTCCGGCTCGCCCTCGACGCGATCGAACGCGTCGCGCAGCGCAACGGGCCGCGCGACCGCCGTCCCGTCATCGCGCACACGCACCTGGTCCACCCCGACGACCTGTCGCGCTTCCGTTCCCTGGGCGTGATCGCCAACTTCGAACCCCTGTGGGCCCAACCGAACGCGATCATGCGCGAGCTCACCGAACCGCGGCTCGGCCCGGAACGCGCGCGGTGGCAGTACCCGATCGGCGCCCTGCTGCGCGCCGGCGCGCCGATCTCGTTCGGCAGCGACTGGCCGGTGTCGTCGCACGAACCGCTCGACGGCATCGCCGTGGCGGTCACCCGCCAGATCCCCGTCGGCAACGCGGGCTCGGACGACGACGAGGTGCTGCAGCCCGAGCAACGGATCGACCTCGACGAGGCGCTCCGTGCCTACACGCAGGGCACGGCGTTCCAGGCCGGCGACGAGTCCGAGGCGGGCACCATCGCCGTCGGGCAGCGCGCCGACCTCGTCGTGACCGCGCAGGACGTGTCACGGGTCCCGGCACGAGAGCTCGACGCCGTCGAGGTGGACGGCACCTGGCTGGCGGGGCACCGGGTCTTCGGCCAGTCGATCGGTGTCTTCGGCTAG
- the glgC gene encoding glucose-1-phosphate adenylyltransferase, giving the protein MAARAPKVMGVVLAGGEGKRLHPLTRDRAKPAVPFGGNYRLVDFALSNLVNSGYRRIVVLTQYKSHSLDTHLAKTWRMSPLLGNYVTPVPAQMRTGKSWFSGSADAVFQNLNIIRDERPDYICVFGADNLYRMDAAQMVQAHIDSGAGATVAALRVPVEQAFAFGVIEPGEGGRIRAFHEKPAHAAGLPDDPHSVYASMGNYVFTTEALIDALRLDAADEASTHDMGGDIITMMVERGEAAVHDFVNDNDVPGSTDRDRGYWRDVGTIDAYHSAHMDLISVHPIFNLYNLDWPVYTWHDPLPPAKFVFDTEDRRGTATDSMVCSGVVVSGGTVRASVLSPGVHVHTGALVERSVLLHGVDVGRGAVVRNAIIDKNVVIPPGTRIGVDPAQDRARFDVSEGGIVVIGKEDRIEPPDPDTAATGGAE; this is encoded by the coding sequence ATGGCCGCCCGCGCACCGAAGGTCATGGGGGTCGTCCTCGCGGGCGGCGAGGGGAAGCGGCTGCACCCGCTGACCCGCGACCGCGCCAAGCCGGCCGTGCCGTTCGGGGGGAACTACCGGCTGGTCGACTTCGCGTTGTCGAACCTGGTCAACTCCGGGTACCGCCGCATCGTGGTGCTGACGCAGTACAAGAGCCACAGCCTCGACACCCACCTGGCCAAGACGTGGCGGATGTCGCCGCTGCTCGGCAACTACGTCACCCCCGTGCCGGCCCAGATGCGCACCGGGAAGAGCTGGTTCTCCGGCTCGGCGGATGCGGTGTTCCAGAACCTCAACATCATCCGCGACGAGCGGCCGGACTACATCTGCGTCTTCGGCGCCGACAACCTCTACCGGATGGATGCCGCGCAGATGGTGCAGGCACACATCGACTCCGGCGCCGGCGCCACCGTCGCCGCGTTGCGGGTCCCGGTCGAGCAGGCCTTCGCCTTCGGCGTCATCGAACCGGGCGAAGGCGGCCGCATCCGTGCCTTCCACGAGAAGCCGGCGCACGCGGCCGGGCTGCCCGACGACCCGCACAGCGTCTACGCCTCCATGGGCAACTACGTGTTCACGACCGAAGCGCTGATCGACGCGCTGCGGCTGGACGCCGCCGACGAGGCGTCGACCCACGACATGGGCGGCGACATCATCACGATGATGGTCGAGCGTGGCGAGGCCGCGGTGCACGACTTCGTCAACGACAACGACGTGCCGGGCTCCACCGACCGCGACCGTGGCTACTGGCGGGACGTCGGGACCATCGACGCCTACCACAGCGCCCACATGGACCTGATCTCGGTCCATCCGATCTTCAATCTCTACAACCTCGACTGGCCGGTCTACACCTGGCACGACCCCCTTCCCCCCGCGAAGTTCGTGTTCGACACCGAGGACCGTCGCGGGACGGCGACCGATTCGATGGTGTGCTCGGGCGTGGTCGTTTCGGGCGGCACCGTGCGGGCCTCGGTGCTGTCCCCCGGGGTCCACGTGCACACCGGCGCCCTGGTCGAACGCTCGGTGCTCCTGCACGGGGTGGACGTCGGCCGCGGCGCCGTGGTCCGCAATGCCATCATCGACAAGAACGTCGTGATCCCGCCCGGCACCCGGATCGGCGTCGACCCGGCGCAGGACCGCGCCCGGTTCGACGTCTCCGAGGGCGGCATCGTCGTGATCGGCAAGGAGGACCGCATCGAACCGCCGGACCCGGACACCGCGGCCACGGGCGGTGCCGAATGA
- the glgA gene encoding glycogen synthase: protein MSVAPRVGLLTKEYPPEVYGGAGVHVAELARALAGRVALEVHCFGAPRRDPLVAATYREWDALAGEAPELAALRTMSADLAITAGVAGVDLAHSHTWYANLAGHLAKLVHDIPHVVTTHSLEPLRPWKREQLGGGYALSSFCERTALESADAVIAVSHGMRDDVLACYPAIDPQRVVVIHNGVDPQGWHPVEGTGTLHDHGIDPSRPYAVFVGRITRQKGVTHLLDVAERLPAGSQLVLCAGAPDTPQIAEEFRTRVAELADAPVDVVWIEQMLPREQLLEVLSHAAVFVCPSIYEPFGIVNLEAMACGLPVVASAVGGIPEIVVPGETGWLVGFEPGDDELGSPADPGSFADELADRVVAVLDDPDAAATMGRAGRARVEERFSWDAIAAETATLYRSLTG from the coding sequence ATGAGCGTCGCGCCGCGGGTCGGCCTGCTGACCAAGGAATACCCACCCGAGGTCTACGGAGGCGCGGGCGTCCACGTCGCCGAACTCGCCAGGGCGCTGGCCGGACGCGTCGCGCTCGAGGTCCACTGCTTCGGGGCGCCACGCAGGGACCCGCTGGTGGCGGCCACCTACCGCGAGTGGGACGCGCTGGCGGGTGAGGCGCCGGAGCTGGCGGCACTGCGCACGATGTCGGCCGACCTCGCGATCACCGCCGGCGTGGCGGGCGTCGACCTCGCGCACAGCCACACCTGGTACGCCAACCTCGCGGGCCACCTCGCCAAGCTGGTGCACGACATCCCCCACGTCGTCACCACCCACAGCCTCGAGCCGCTGCGTCCGTGGAAACGCGAGCAGCTCGGTGGTGGCTATGCGTTGTCGAGTTTCTGCGAACGAACGGCGCTCGAGTCGGCCGATGCGGTCATCGCCGTCTCGCACGGCATGCGCGACGACGTTCTCGCCTGCTACCCCGCGATCGACCCGCAGCGGGTGGTCGTGATCCACAACGGCGTCGATCCCCAGGGCTGGCATCCGGTCGAGGGCACCGGCACGTTGCACGACCACGGCATCGACCCGTCCCGCCCGTATGCGGTGTTCGTGGGACGGATCACGCGCCAGAAGGGCGTGACCCACCTGCTGGACGTCGCCGAGCGCCTCCCCGCCGGCAGCCAGCTCGTGCTGTGCGCCGGCGCACCCGACACGCCGCAGATCGCCGAGGAGTTCCGTACCCGGGTCGCGGAGTTGGCGGACGCGCCGGTCGACGTGGTGTGGATCGAACAGATGCTGCCCCGCGAGCAGCTGCTGGAGGTGCTCAGCCACGCCGCCGTGTTCGTGTGCCCGTCGATCTACGAGCCGTTCGGGATCGTCAACCTCGAAGCCATGGCGTGCGGGCTGCCGGTCGTGGCGAGCGCCGTCGGCGGCATCCCCGAGATCGTGGTGCCGGGCGAGACGGGCTGGCTGGTCGGGTTCGAACCCGGGGACGACGAACTCGGCAGCCCCGCCGATCCCGGGTCGTTCGCGGACGAACTCGCCGACCGCGTGGTCGCCGTGCTCGACGACCCCGACGCGGCCGCAACGATGGGACGCGCCGGGCGGGCGCGCGTCGAGGAGCGGTTCAGCTGGGACGCCATCGCCGCCGAGACCGCCACCCTGTACCGCTCGCTGACCGGCTGA
- a CDS encoding acyl-CoA thioesterase — MSTTTTIRVRFHELDPNGHVNHGVYANYFETARIELLDGLGFGPGVLAARGVHLVVVELRIHFRRPAHAGQTLTVRTWVEELRRASSWWAQQIVDETGQIVAEAEVRSTATNPAGRPIPPPPELAEKLATLQA; from the coding sequence GTGAGCACGACCACCACCATCCGGGTCCGGTTCCACGAGCTCGACCCGAACGGGCACGTCAACCACGGTGTCTATGCCAACTACTTCGAGACGGCCCGTATCGAGCTGCTCGACGGACTCGGGTTCGGTCCCGGCGTGCTGGCCGCGAGGGGCGTGCACCTGGTCGTGGTCGAGTTGCGTATCCACTTCCGCCGGCCCGCCCACGCCGGACAGACCCTCACGGTGCGGACCTGGGTCGAGGAGCTGCGACGGGCGTCGTCGTGGTGGGCACAGCAGATCGTCGACGAGACCGGCCAGATCGTGGCCGAGGCCGAGGTGCGCTCCACCGCCACCAACCCCGCCGGCCGTCCGATCCCCCCGCCGCCCGAGCTCGCCGAGAAGCTGGCCACCTTGCAGGCCTGA